One Erythrobacter sp. SDW2 genomic region harbors:
- the phoU gene encoding phosphate signaling complex protein PhoU yields the protein MNDHTVKAFDEDITRLRGLIAEMGGLAEVALQESLAALVSGDVERGAKVVKGDKAIDAIESEVDKLAVRIIALRAPMADDLREVIAALKIAGVIERIGDYSKNIAKRVGRIEGHERFEPLTLLPAMADIAAEMVHDVLTAYSARDAALALEVIAADEKVDAFYNSIFRNLVSHMVENPATISSAAQLLFIARNIERIGDHATNVAEMVHFAATGDYPTDVD from the coding sequence ATGAACGACCACACAGTCAAAGCCTTCGACGAAGACATCACCCGCCTGCGCGGCCTGATCGCGGAAATGGGCGGGCTGGCCGAGGTCGCGCTGCAGGAATCGCTCGCTGCGCTGGTGAGCGGCGATGTCGAGCGCGGCGCCAAGGTCGTCAAGGGCGACAAGGCGATCGACGCGATTGAATCCGAAGTCGACAAGCTCGCGGTTCGCATCATCGCCCTGCGCGCGCCGATGGCAGATGATCTGCGCGAGGTGATCGCTGCGCTCAAGATCGCCGGTGTGATCGAGCGTATCGGTGACTACTCGAAGAACATCGCCAAGCGGGTCGGCCGGATCGAAGGACACGAACGGTTCGAACCGCTTACTTTGCTGCCAGCAATGGCCGATATCGCCGCCGAGATGGTGCATGACGTGCTGACGGCCTATTCCGCGCGCGACGCCGCACTGGCGCTGGAAGTTATCGCCGCCGACGAGAAGGTTGATGCCTTCTACAACAGCATTTTCCGCAACCTCGTCAGTCATATGGTCGAGAATCCTGCGACGATCTCGAGTGCGGCACAGCTCCTCTTTATCGCGCGGAATATCGAGCGTATCGGTGACCACGCGACGAATGTTGCCGAAATGGTGCACTTTGCCGCAACCGGCGATTATCCGACCGATGTAGACTGA
- the phoB gene encoding phosphate regulon transcriptional regulator PhoB — MPSAKLLLVEDDPALSELLEYRFKNEGYHVRTTSDGDEALLMASEDVPDLILLDWMIEGTSGIEVCRRLRRDKSTAHVPIIMLTAREAEDDRIRGLDTGADDYVTKPFSPRELLARVAAVMRRIRPALAGESIQVGDIHLDPVAHKVKRRGEVLQLGPTEYRLLKFFMESPGRVFSRNQLLDGVWGTGSDIELRTVDVHIRRLRKAIEIPGAEDPIRTVRSAGYSLETA; from the coding sequence GTGCCGTCAGCCAAGCTCCTCCTGGTGGAGGATGATCCTGCTCTTTCCGAGCTGTTGGAATATCGTTTCAAGAACGAAGGGTACCACGTCCGGACAACGTCCGACGGGGACGAAGCCCTGTTGATGGCGAGCGAGGACGTGCCGGACCTCATCCTGCTCGACTGGATGATCGAGGGCACGAGCGGTATCGAGGTTTGCCGCCGCCTGCGGCGGGACAAGTCCACTGCCCATGTGCCCATCATCATGCTGACCGCGCGTGAGGCGGAAGATGACCGGATTCGCGGGCTCGACACCGGCGCAGACGATTACGTCACCAAACCGTTCAGCCCGCGTGAGCTGCTCGCCCGAGTCGCTGCGGTGATGCGCCGCATTCGCCCTGCCCTCGCCGGTGAATCCATCCAGGTAGGCGACATTCATCTCGATCCGGTGGCACACAAGGTGAAGCGGCGCGGCGAAGTGCTGCAGCTTGGCCCCACCGAGTATCGCCTGCTCAAGTTCTTCATGGAAAGCCCCGGCCGGGTGTTCAGCCGCAACCAGTTGCTGGACGGCGTCTGGGGTACCGGCAGCGATATCGAACTGCGCACGGTGGACGTCCATATCCGTCGCCTGCGCAAGGCGATCGAGATTCCGGGCGCCGAGGATCCGATCCGGACAGTCCGTTCTGCCGGTTACTCGCTAGAAACGGCCTAA
- a CDS encoding extensin family protein: MIDNRWKISRRIDRMRWDRGAVILLAAMGLGLAAQAWLRENPGANPWAPLDLRDAEGWATQGKIADLRDDPVQCRAVLKRSEVPFTVLAAAGEGSCRRTDRTVLEEAPLSPSQPPTTCAVAAAFELWLDKGLAPASHEIFGQPIERIEHFGAYSCRRLYGRDEGPWSEHATGNAIDIAAFVLRDGTRISVLADWSGEHKKGRFLRHARDAACRSFGTVLSPDYNRAHADHLHLDQARRGVGGVCR; the protein is encoded by the coding sequence TTGATCGACAATCGCTGGAAAATCTCCCGTCGCATCGACCGTATGCGATGGGACCGCGGCGCTGTCATCCTGCTCGCTGCCATGGGACTCGGACTTGCCGCGCAGGCGTGGCTGCGCGAGAACCCGGGGGCCAACCCATGGGCTCCACTGGACCTGCGTGACGCCGAAGGCTGGGCAACACAGGGCAAAATCGCAGACCTGCGCGACGATCCTGTGCAATGCCGCGCCGTGCTGAAACGGAGCGAAGTACCCTTCACGGTCCTCGCTGCAGCCGGTGAAGGAAGCTGCAGACGCACCGACCGGACCGTACTCGAAGAAGCACCGCTTTCGCCCTCGCAGCCACCCACAACCTGTGCCGTGGCCGCCGCTTTCGAACTGTGGTTGGACAAGGGCTTGGCACCAGCCTCGCACGAAATATTCGGCCAGCCCATCGAGCGGATCGAACATTTCGGCGCTTACAGCTGCCGCAGGCTATACGGGCGCGATGAAGGGCCTTGGAGTGAACATGCTACCGGCAATGCCATCGATATCGCCGCTTTCGTGCTCAGAGACGGGACGCGCATAAGTGTGCTTGCCGACTGGTCGGGTGAACACAAAAAGGGGCGATTCCTGCGACACGCGAGAGACGCAGCTTGCCGAAGCTTCGGCACCGTCCTTTCCCCGGACTACAACAGGGCCCACGCCGATCACCTGCACCTTGACCAGGCTCGACGAGGAGTGGGAGGTGTTTGCCGCTAG